A stretch of DNA from Aliarcobacter thereius LMG 24486:
TATGATATGTGGAAAAAAGATGCAAAATTAAAAGAAAAAAATACTTATATAGCAGGTGTTTATGAAGATTTAGCAAATGGAGAGCTAACTGATGAGAAACTTCTTTTAGCTATGTTTGCTAATCAAATACTAGAAGGATTATATTTCTATGCTGGATTTGCTGCTATATATGCTCTTGGTAAATCAGGAAAGATGCTAGGAAGTTCTCAGATGATTAGATTTATTCAAAGAGATGAAGTTACACACCTTTTATTATTCCAAAATATGATAAATAGTGTAAGAAAAGAAAGACCAGATCTTTTTACAGCAGAATTAGAAGAAAAAGTAAGAAAAATGTTTAGAAAAGCTGTTGATTTAGAATCATCTTGGGGTGCTTATATTACTCAAGGACAAATTTTAGGATTTACAGATGGAATAATTAGACAATATATTGAATATTTAGCGGATAGAAGATTAGAAGCTGTTGGATATAAAGCTGAATATGGATCAAAACATCCAATTCCTTGGGTTGACGGATATGCTAGTTTTAATGATCAAAGAACAAATTTCTTTGAAGGAAATGTTGTAAACTACTCAAAAGGTAGTATAGATTTTGATGATTTCTAGTAGATAATGTCAAATATTTCAAAAATACTTTTAATAATAGCATTTGCTTTTTCATTAAATGTTATTGCAATAATAAGCTTTGATTATAAAGAGTATTTTGATGACTCCATAGAAAAAATAGAGATAAAAGAGAGTACAAGTTTGGTTCAAATCATTTTTGATAAAAACTTC
This window harbors:
- a CDS encoding ribonucleotide-diphosphate reductase subunit beta, which codes for MQRKTIYNPESKESLNERRVFGGDSDGMINFTRLKYEWALRLWDMMEANTWFPREVQMTQDAKDYMYLTEAEKRMYDLVLSQLIFMDSLQTNNLMDNINPYITAPEINACLSRQSYEEANHSKSYAVMVESISDNTDLIYDMWKKDAKLKEKNTYIAGVYEDLANGELTDEKLLLAMFANQILEGLYFYAGFAAIYALGKSGKMLGSSQMIRFIQRDEVTHLLLFQNMINSVRKERPDLFTAELEEKVRKMFRKAVDLESSWGAYITQGQILGFTDGIIRQYIEYLADRRLEAVGYKAEYGSKHPIPWVDGYASFNDQRTNFFEGNVVNYSKGSIDFDDF